The Cyanobacteriota bacterium genomic sequence AGCGCTGCTGTTCAGGGTCGTAGAATCTCAACCCATAGGACAATAGGTGTAATTCCAAGTTCAGCACATGGCTAGCTAGACACAGGGTGCCGTCCGCTAGTGTGCGCGGAAGCATAGGCTTATATACTCCATTCACAAGCTGATACCCTATTAAGGGTACAGGTTGCAAATACTGGGCTGTCGGATCATATTGAATATATTCCTGTACGCCTAATTGTTGATAGAGAGCAACCTTGTTGCGATTGTCCTTTTGCACTGTGGAATGGGATGTGATTTCGAGAGCAAAGTCAGGTAGCTTGCCCCCCTCTAGCCAAACCTTATAGGTATTGCGATCGTGATTTGGAATTCCTATCACCACAAAGGTGTCTGGTGCTAGAGACGCACGTGGATTGCCCTCCTCGTAGTAGATAAACAAATTACCGGATACGTAGACATCGGGACGGTGACGATAGTACATCCGCAAGGCTTTTGTAGAGTAGTGAATGTAGTCACGCTGAATGTCACCTTCCGGCATCCCTTCGCCATCCTCATCCGGGTAATCAATCACTCCATCAGTATCATGTGCATCGGCATTGTACGAGTCAGTATCGTACTGGGGGCGCTCAAGTTCATCAGCGATCGCATAAGGTGGATTGATAGAGGTAGTCATTGCCCTGCTCCCAATGACATCGAGCTGATCCATAGCCTAGCATATGCCATTTACTGGGATGGTTTCTCTAACACGTTGTTATAGGTATATGTGTAGCTACTGCCTCCCTAGGTTTAGCCTCAGAAATCCACTTTAGAGACTCGTAAGAGATTCGTAGTAGCGCCTGAAAACCATCGACGGTTCAGTCGAGAAGATAAATTTTATACACTTACTAATCTGTAATCAACTGTCCAGAGAGGATCATACTCAGCGAAGTGTCACTTCGGATTGATACTGATCAAAAGGTTAGTACACCAGGCTTTGGATATGTGCCACTGTTGCCCTTACCCTAGATTCCTCACTAGCTTGGGCTTAGGACTTTGAGATGGCTCACCCCATCATTTCCTGGGTGGGGAGAGCCTCTGGGATGAACGCGAAAATGTATCTCAGCAAATGTAACAATTGTCTTAATGATCAGGGTGAAATCACCCAATTAACATTTAGTGCTGTAGTATAATTCGCTAGTAGTTAAGCAACGATAATTGACTAAACTGCGGTCTGATTGCAAGGATTACAAAGCGAAAGTTGATGACTTGAGCAGTAAGAAGACTGGTTAAGTGACAAAGCTATCAACTTATGCCAGAAGCCTTTGCCACGCAAATGAATGTGACCTTTGCTGACTTGCAGAGGCATGTTTAGTGACTCAAGCATTACTCAATAGTTGCCAACTCCTAGTTGCCAATTCCTCAGCTCTGATCAGTCAATTAGTGAAGATAGTTACCGTTGCTGCACCTCTATAACCCTTGGGAGTTGATACTACATGATTATTGTCGATACCGCTCTAAAAGCTCGCCAAGAAAGCGGGAACCTGGTTCGAGTGGGAATGATTGGCTCTGGGTTTATGGGTTGGGGTATTGCTAATCAAATCATTAACTCCGTACCAGGGTTGGATTTGGTTGCTGTCTCTAGCCGTAATTTGGAGAATGCTAGACGAGCGTATGCTGAATCTAGAGTGACCGATGTTCGTATCGTTAAAACTGTTAAAGATTTGAATGATGCGATCGCCCACCACCAATACGCCATTACAGATGATGCCTCCCTGCTGTGTCGTGCTGACAACATCGACATCCTGATTGAGGTAACGGGTACCATTGAGTTTGCTGCTGGGGTTGTGCTAGAGGCGATCGCCCACGGCAAAGACATTGTGCTGATGAATGCTGAACTCGACGGCACGATCGGTCCTATTCTCAAAGTCTATGCTGACAGAGCAGGGGTGATTCTCTCTGGCTGCGATGGTGACCAACCCGGTGTGGAGATGAATCTGTACCGCTATGTTAAGAGCATTGGCATGACCCCTCTGCTCTGTGGCAACATCAAGGGCTTGCAAGATCCCTATCGTAACCCCACCACCCAAGAAGGGTTTGCCAAAAAGTGGGGACAAAAGCCTCACATGGTCACCAGCTTTGCTGATGGCACTAA encodes the following:
- a CDS encoding Uma2 family endonuclease, yielding MTTSINPPYAIADELERPQYDTDSYNADAHDTDGVIDYPDEDGEGMPEGDIQRDYIHYSTKALRMYYRHRPDVYVSGNLFIYYEEGNPRASLAPDTFVVIGIPNHDRNTYKVWLEGGKLPDFALEITSHSTVQKDNRNKVALYQQLGVQEYIQYDPTAQYLQPVPLIGYQLVNGVYKPMLPRTLADGTLCLASHVLNLELHLLSYGLRFYDPEQQRYLLTQEETEYALEQAEQARLQAEQARLQAEQARLQAEQIAQRLAERLRELGVDPDTVV
- a CDS encoding SAF domain-containing protein; this encodes MIIVDTALKARQESGNLVRVGMIGSGFMGWGIANQIINSVPGLDLVAVSSRNLENARRAYAESRVTDVRIVKTVKDLNDAIAHHQYAITDDASLLCRADNIDILIEVTGTIEFAAGVVLEAIAHGKDIVLMNAELDGTIGPILKVYADRAGVILSGCDGDQPGVEMNLYRYVKSIGMTPLLCGNIKGLQDPYRNPTTQEGFAKKWGQKPHMVTSFADGTKISFEQAIVANATGMTIAKRGMLGYNFTGHVDEATKLYDVDQLKELGGIVDYVVGAKPGPGVFVFATQDDPYHKHYLNYYKMGEGPLYSFYTPYHLCHFEVPLSVARVALFRDVVIAPLAGPKVDVIAVAKTDLKAGETLDGIGYYMTYGQCERSEVVWAQRLLPIGLAEGCRLKRDIPKDQVLTYDDVELPEGRLCDRLRAEQDNYFAPANKLAMAS